A stretch of Pseudomonas sp. LS.1a DNA encodes these proteins:
- a CDS encoding RHS repeat-associated core domain-containing protein has protein sequence MAQAVAIGQQSSNRKVQLFHLDSAESVIGSSAAPSAYQYPPFGGGRIGTALLMAAFVGQHFDETSGGYPLGNGRRVYKPEVFRFTSPDMLSPFDKGGANPYSYCLGDPINRHDPSGQFPIFRYLLRAVARTTVTASRHFNRATEALIRMVDEVVADTLRDAGRQLTPIFEAGREVITAAAAAVPTELSMRVNTLHLTLEPPTPRAPRADTQSPNQLGEQRTHIRRR, from the coding sequence ATGGCTCAGGCAGTCGCGATCGGGCAGCAATCAAGCAACAGGAAGGTACAGCTCTTTCATTTGGATTCGGCAGAATCGGTCATAGGGAGCTCCGCAGCACCGTCAGCCTATCAATACCCTCCCTTTGGAGGAGGCCGCATAGGGACTGCCCTGCTCATGGCAGCGTTCGTCGGTCAACACTTCGATGAGACGTCTGGCGGATATCCATTGGGCAATGGACGACGGGTTTATAAACCCGAAGTTTTCCGCTTTACATCTCCTGACATGCTGTCTCCTTTTGACAAAGGGGGAGCGAATCCTTACAGCTACTGCCTGGGAGACCCCATCAACAGGCATGATCCAAGCGGTCAATTTCCGATATTCCGTTACCTGCTTCGTGCCGTTGCTCGAACGACGGTGACGGCTTCACGTCATTTCAATCGCGCTACCGAAGCGCTAATTCGAATGGTTGATGAAGTTGTCGCGGACACTTTGCGTGATGCGGGCAGGCAGCTAACCCCGATTTTTGAAGCAGGCCGCGAAGTAATAACCGCTGCTGCTGCTGCGGTGCCAACAGAGCTCTCCATGAGGGTCAACACCCTGCACCTGACACTTGAACCTCCAACTCCGCGAGCACCGAGAGCTGACACTCAATCACCGAACCAATTGGGAGAACAACGCACTCATATTCGCAGGCGTTGA
- a CDS encoding RidA family protein gives MPTHTRIRMFNTKATYPNQTLDNDLCQAVRAGNTIYVRGQVGTDFEGNLVGLGDPRAQAEQAMKNVKQLLEEAGSDLSHIVKTTTYITDPRFREPVYKEVGKWLKGVFPISTGLVVAGLAQAEWLMEIDVIAVVPDSV, from the coding sequence ATGCCTACCCATACCCGCATCCGCATGTTCAACACCAAGGCCACCTACCCCAACCAGACCCTGGACAACGACCTGTGCCAGGCGGTGCGCGCCGGCAACACTATCTACGTGCGCGGCCAGGTCGGCACCGACTTCGAAGGCAACCTGGTGGGCCTGGGTGACCCACGGGCGCAGGCCGAGCAGGCGATGAAGAACGTCAAGCAACTACTCGAAGAAGCCGGCTCGGACCTGTCGCACATCGTCAAGACCACCACCTACATCACCGACCCGCGCTTCCGCGAGCCGGTGTACAAGGAGGTGGGCAAGTGGCTCAAGGGGGTGTTCCCGATTTCCACCGGGCTGGTGGTAGCCGGGTTGGCCCAGGCCGAATGGCTGATGGAGATCGACGTGATCGCGGTGGTGCCTGATTCGGTCTGA
- a CDS encoding efflux transporter outer membrane subunit, translated as MTFAQTPLHRALQTLTRGRGSRLLSAGLCVALLSACTLSPDYHRPELSSTAQFKHAEGWTQATPSDAIARGAWWEIYGDAGLNALVEELNRSNQTVAQSEAQYRQAQALVRSSRAALFPSLDLSVGKTRSAQGTGSSSSSLSNNSSGIRNTYNAQLGVSWEIDLWGKLRETLNANQASAEASLADLASIRLSQQSELVQNYLQLRVIDEQKRLLEATVAAYERSLRMNENQYRAGVAGPDAVAQARTQLKSTQADLIDLIWQRAQFENAIAVLLGKTPADFALADSKAIPALPQIPVALPSQLLERRPDIAAAERNVMAANANIGVSRAAYFPDLSLSMSGGYSSSSFSNWIELPNRYWSVGPQLALTLFDAGKRSAEVDRTVAVYDQTVAQYRQTVLDGFKEVENLLVQLKVYGDEAVVRQEALDAARESLRLTENQYRAGLIGYLDVVNVQTTALSNERSVLNLLQGRLVASVQLVAALGGGWDAEQAFAEQD; from the coding sequence ATGACTTTTGCCCAGACCCCACTTCATCGCGCCCTGCAGACGCTGACCCGTGGGCGTGGCTCGCGCCTGCTCAGCGCCGGGTTGTGCGTCGCCTTGCTCAGCGCCTGCACCCTGAGCCCGGACTACCACCGCCCGGAGCTGAGCAGCACGGCGCAGTTCAAGCACGCCGAAGGCTGGACCCAGGCCACGCCGTCCGATGCCATCGCCCGCGGCGCCTGGTGGGAAATCTACGGCGATGCCGGGCTCAATGCGCTGGTCGAAGAGCTCAACCGCAGCAACCAGACCGTGGCGCAATCGGAGGCTCAGTACCGCCAGGCCCAGGCGCTGGTGCGCAGCAGCCGGGCGGCGCTGTTCCCCAGTCTGGACCTCAGCGTCGGCAAGACCCGTTCGGCACAGGGCACCGGCAGCTCCAGCTCGAGCCTGTCCAATAACAGCAGCGGCATACGCAACACCTACAACGCCCAGCTTGGCGTCAGCTGGGAAATCGACCTGTGGGGCAAGCTGCGCGAGACCCTCAATGCCAACCAAGCCAGTGCCGAAGCCAGCCTGGCCGACCTGGCCTCGATCCGCCTCAGCCAGCAGTCGGAACTGGTGCAGAACTACCTGCAGTTGCGGGTGATCGACGAGCAGAAGCGGCTGTTGGAAGCCACTGTGGCAGCCTATGAACGTTCGCTACGGATGAACGAAAACCAGTACCGCGCCGGTGTCGCCGGCCCTGATGCGGTGGCCCAGGCGCGTACCCAGCTCAAGAGCACCCAGGCTGACCTGATCGACCTGATCTGGCAGCGCGCCCAGTTCGAGAACGCCATTGCCGTGCTGCTGGGCAAGACCCCCGCCGACTTCGCCCTGGCCGACAGCAAGGCCATTCCGGCGCTGCCGCAAATTCCGGTGGCCTTGCCCTCGCAGTTGCTGGAGCGACGCCCGGACATCGCTGCAGCTGAACGCAACGTGATGGCGGCCAACGCCAATATCGGCGTGTCGCGGGCGGCGTATTTCCCGGACCTGAGCCTGAGCATGAGTGGCGGTTATTCCAGCAGCAGCTTCAGCAACTGGATCGAACTGCCCAACCGCTACTGGTCGGTGGGCCCGCAGCTGGCGCTGACCTTGTTCGACGCCGGCAAGCGCAGTGCCGAGGTGGACCGCACGGTGGCGGTGTATGACCAGACCGTGGCGCAGTACCGCCAGACCGTGCTCGACGGCTTCAAGGAAGTGGAAAACCTGCTGGTGCAGTTGAAGGTGTATGGCGATGAAGCGGTAGTGCGCCAGGAGGCACTGGATGCCGCCCGCGAGTCGTTGCGCCTGACCGAGAACCAGTACCGCGCCGGGCTCATCGGCTACCTGGATGTGGTCAACGTGCAGACCACGGCGCTGAGCAACGAGCGCAGTGTGTTGAACCTGCTGCAGGGGCGCCTGGTGGCCAGCGTGCAGCTGGTTGCCGCGCTGGGCGGTGGTTGGGATGCGGAACAGGCGTTTGCCGAGCAGGATTGA
- a CDS encoding DUF1345 domain-containing protein translates to MAFHRLTHTHPRLSIATVVGLLGGWLIPASDSVQHILAGWNLGVWLYLLLVLYLSWSASAEKVRKVARVEDENAGLVLLTVCIAAIASLAAVTLQLVSSRGLQGSALALHYLYTGLTVAGSWLLIGCIFSLHYARLFYTGQNHEPPLRFVDGERNPDYWDFHYFSFTISVAVQTSDVGVAGRGLRRVVLAHSLVGFVFNTAILGFTINIAAGLSG, encoded by the coding sequence ATGGCTTTCCACCGCCTGACCCACACCCACCCGCGCCTGAGCATCGCCACCGTGGTCGGCCTGCTCGGCGGCTGGCTGATCCCCGCCAGCGACAGCGTGCAGCACATCCTCGCCGGCTGGAACCTGGGCGTGTGGCTGTACCTGCTGCTGGTGCTCTACCTGAGCTGGAGCGCCAGCGCAGAGAAGGTGCGCAAGGTCGCCCGCGTCGAAGACGAAAACGCCGGCCTGGTCCTGCTCACCGTATGCATCGCCGCCATCGCCAGCCTTGCCGCCGTCACCCTGCAACTGGTGTCCAGCCGAGGCCTGCAAGGCAGCGCCCTGGCCTTGCACTACCTCTACACCGGCCTGACCGTAGCCGGCTCCTGGCTGCTGATCGGCTGCATCTTCAGCCTGCACTACGCACGGTTGTTCTATACCGGACAAAACCACGAACCGCCGCTGCGCTTCGTCGATGGCGAACGCAACCCCGATTACTGGGACTTCCACTACTTCTCGTTCACCATCAGCGTGGCGGTACAAACCTCCGACGTGGGCGTTGCCGGGCGGGGGCTGCGACGGGTAGTGCTGGCGCATTCGCTGGTGGGGTTTGTTTTCAATACCGCGATTCTAGGATTCACCATCAACATCGCAGCTGGGCTATCAGGTTGA
- a CDS encoding LysR family transcriptional regulator has product MLPGNEGTDASPMVFKLRHMEVFRAVMLTGSISAAAKLLYVSQPAVSKLIQYIEGRLAYPLFERINNRLVPTAEAQVLFREVERVYQAALEVNECAVALAAGGQRKLRISCSASLSTVVIPIALAQLKRESPSLNIEWQTSLMGEMPNQILSKKVDLSIAALPVVHDHLHSQAFMRGRMVVVMPPGHPLAGQPELTLQQLEGHALLLFRPDMPFGKLLAEHIGRCGVQLKSLLSFTNANEAVALVKQGMGISVIDEFVAQDSGLAVVPLTDEIHFDISFVYSRFEPPSHAAMHLMRVLQGQAQKLGRAIVG; this is encoded by the coding sequence ATGTTGCCTGGCAACGAAGGCACGGACGCCAGCCCGATGGTGTTCAAACTGCGGCACATGGAAGTGTTCCGGGCAGTGATGCTGACCGGTTCGATCAGCGCGGCGGCCAAGCTGCTGTATGTGTCGCAGCCGGCGGTGAGCAAGCTGATCCAGTACATCGAAGGGCGCCTGGCCTACCCGCTGTTCGAGCGCATCAACAACCGCCTGGTGCCGACGGCAGAAGCGCAGGTGCTGTTCCGCGAAGTCGAGCGAGTGTACCAGGCAGCGCTGGAGGTCAACGAGTGCGCCGTGGCACTGGCCGCCGGCGGCCAGCGCAAGCTGCGCATCTCGTGCAGCGCGTCGTTGTCCACGGTAGTCATCCCGATCGCCCTGGCCCAGCTCAAGCGTGAGTCACCGTCGCTGAACATCGAATGGCAGACCTCGCTAATGGGCGAAATGCCCAACCAGATCCTGTCGAAGAAGGTCGACCTGTCTATTGCCGCCCTGCCGGTGGTGCATGACCACCTGCATTCGCAGGCGTTCATGCGTGGGCGCATGGTGGTGGTGATGCCACCCGGCCACCCTCTGGCCGGGCAACCCGAACTGACCTTGCAACAGCTGGAGGGCCATGCCTTGCTGCTGTTCCGGCCCGACATGCCGTTTGGCAAACTGCTGGCCGAGCATATCGGGCGCTGCGGGGTGCAGCTGAAATCCCTGTTGTCGTTTACCAATGCCAACGAGGCAGTTGCCTTGGTCAAGCAAGGCATGGGCATCAGCGTGATCGACGAGTTCGTCGCGCAGGACAGCGGGCTCGCGGTGGTACCACTGACCGACGAGATTCACTTCGATATCAGCTTTGTCTATTCACGGTTCGAGCCGCCGTCACATGCAGCGATGCATTTGATGCGGGTGTTGCAGGGCCAGGCGCAGAAGCTTGGGCGGGCGATTGTAGGCTGA
- the pgm gene encoding phosphoglucomutase (alpha-D-glucose-1,6-bisphosphate-dependent), translating into MTLSPLAGKPAPASVLVDIPRLLTAYYTGRPDAAVAAQRVAFGTSGHRGTSLELSFNEYHVLAITQAICLYRQEKGIDGPLFIGADTHALSAPATASALEVLAANGVQVMLSKDDEYTPTPAVSHAILCHNRGREQGLADGIVITPSHNPPQSGGFKYNPPNGGPADSDVTKWIEAKANELLAADLAGVKRMDHAQALRASTTRRHDYVSNYVADLENVIDFDVIRGAKLRLGVDPLGGAGVRYWSAIAEHYQLDLEVVNTEVDPTFRFMTVDWDGQIRMDPSSPYAMQGLIGLRERFDVAFACDPDHDRHGIVTPDGLLQPNNYLAVAIDYLYRHRPQWRSDAAVGKTVVSSGLIDRVTQRLGRELYEVPVGFKFFAQGLFDGSLGFGGEESAGASFLRRDGSVWATDKDGLIPALLAAEMTARTGRNPSQAYADLTEALGKPFATRVEAKADARQKALLSKLAPEQVKSTELAGEPIVQILSHAPGNGQAIGGLKVMTANGWFAARPSGTEDIYKIYAESFIDEAHLQRLVQEAQVLVDAAIA; encoded by the coding sequence ATGACGCTCAGTCCTTTGGCAGGCAAGCCGGCTCCGGCCAGCGTGCTGGTCGATATTCCCCGACTGCTCACCGCCTACTACACCGGCCGCCCCGACGCTGCCGTGGCGGCCCAGCGCGTGGCCTTCGGCACCTCGGGGCACCGGGGCACTTCGCTTGAATTGAGTTTCAACGAGTACCACGTCCTGGCCATTACCCAGGCCATCTGCCTGTATCGCCAGGAGAAGGGCATCGATGGCCCGCTGTTCATCGGCGCCGATACCCACGCGCTGTCGGCACCGGCCACCGCCAGCGCCCTGGAAGTACTGGCGGCCAATGGCGTGCAGGTGATGCTGTCCAAGGATGACGAATACACGCCGACGCCGGCCGTATCCCACGCCATCCTCTGCCATAACCGTGGCCGCGAGCAGGGCCTGGCCGACGGCATCGTCATCACCCCGTCGCACAACCCGCCGCAGAGTGGTGGCTTCAAGTACAACCCGCCCAATGGCGGCCCGGCCGACAGCGACGTGACCAAGTGGATCGAGGCCAAGGCCAACGAACTGCTGGCCGCTGACCTGGCGGGCGTCAAGCGCATGGACCATGCCCAGGCGCTGCGGGCATCCACCACCCGGCGCCACGACTACGTGAGCAACTACGTGGCCGACCTGGAAAACGTCATCGACTTCGACGTCATCCGCGGCGCCAAGCTGCGCCTGGGTGTCGACCCGCTGGGCGGGGCAGGGGTGCGCTACTGGTCGGCGATCGCCGAGCATTACCAGCTGGACCTGGAAGTGGTGAACACCGAGGTCGACCCGACCTTCCGCTTCATGACCGTCGACTGGGACGGCCAGATCCGCATGGACCCGTCCTCGCCATACGCCATGCAGGGCCTGATCGGCCTGCGCGAACGCTTCGACGTGGCCTTCGCCTGCGACCCGGACCACGACCGCCATGGCATCGTCACCCCGGATGGCCTGCTGCAGCCGAACAACTACCTGGCCGTGGCCATCGACTACCTGTATCGCCACCGCCCGCAATGGCGCAGCGATGCCGCCGTCGGCAAGACGGTGGTGTCCAGCGGCCTGATCGACCGCGTCACTCAGCGCTTGGGCCGCGAGCTCTACGAAGTGCCGGTGGGCTTCAAGTTCTTCGCCCAGGGCCTGTTCGACGGCTCGTTGGGCTTTGGTGGCGAGGAAAGTGCGGGGGCTTCGTTCCTGCGCCGTGATGGCTCGGTCTGGGCTACCGACAAGGACGGGCTGATCCCGGCCTTGCTGGCCGCCGAAATGACCGCCCGCACCGGGCGCAACCCGAGCCAGGCCTACGCCGACCTGACCGAGGCGCTGGGCAAGCCGTTCGCCACCCGTGTCGAAGCCAAGGCCGATGCCCGGCAGAAGGCTTTGCTGAGCAAGCTGGCGCCGGAGCAGGTGAAGTCGACCGAGCTGGCGGGTGAGCCGATCGTGCAGATCCTCAGCCATGCGCCGGGCAACGGCCAGGCGATTGGCGGGCTGAAGGTGATGACCGCCAATGGCTGGTTCGCCGCGCGCCCGTCGGGCACCGAGGACATCTACAAGATCTACGCCGAAAGCTTCATCGACGAGGCGCACCTGCAGCGCCTGGTGCAGGAAGCACAGGTGCTGGTGGATGCGGCGATTGCCTGA
- a CDS encoding DUF1652 domain-containing protein, with protein MNKMTFPNACQVMRWHFHPLGFEASMDAPRSMVARLFDRATGETLLAIAGIPCSAIMAAADVERIIEAVEAEMDAFMPAFTLRDAV; from the coding sequence ATGAACAAGATGACGTTCCCCAACGCCTGCCAGGTGATGCGCTGGCATTTCCACCCGCTGGGCTTCGAAGCCAGCATGGATGCGCCACGCAGCATGGTTGCACGGCTGTTTGACCGCGCCACCGGTGAAACCCTGCTGGCGATTGCCGGCATCCCCTGCTCGGCGATCATGGCCGCCGCCGATGTAGAGCGCATCATCGAGGCCGTCGAGGCGGAGATGGATGCCTTCATGCCCGCCTTCACCCTGCGTGACGCGGTCTAG
- a CDS encoding amidohydrolase family protein, translating to MSIFDEAKIDCHNHLFDPARFPYHPDAPYAPSGQEVATQEQFSRVMDAYGVQHALLVGANSGYHTDNRCLLHALASGQGRFKGIAVVEPDIGLDALAALQAQGVVGIAFNPALYGVASLKGVEGLFGKLAELDLFAQVQVCKDQLPDLRGLLQGSRARLLIDHCGRPEVAAGVQQHGFRALLRLADSGRAWVKLSGMQKFAAADALLEQSRAYVHALLEAFGAQGCVWGSDWPFIRQRSRVDYGPLLKLAERLMPDARLRRSVMWDTPRRLFGFTTGGVS from the coding sequence GTGAGCATCTTTGATGAAGCGAAGATTGATTGCCATAACCATCTGTTTGACCCTGCGCGTTTCCCTTACCACCCCGATGCTCCCTATGCACCTTCCGGTCAGGAGGTTGCCACCCAGGAACAGTTCAGCCGTGTGATGGACGCCTACGGTGTACAGCACGCCTTGCTGGTGGGGGCCAACAGCGGCTACCACACTGACAATCGCTGCCTGCTGCATGCGCTGGCCAGCGGGCAGGGGCGGTTCAAGGGCATAGCAGTGGTCGAGCCGGATATCGGCCTCGACGCGCTGGCCGCACTGCAGGCGCAAGGGGTAGTCGGTATCGCCTTCAACCCCGCGCTGTACGGGGTCGCCAGCCTCAAGGGCGTTGAAGGGCTGTTCGGCAAGCTCGCCGAACTCGATCTGTTCGCGCAGGTCCAGGTGTGCAAAGACCAGTTGCCGGACCTGCGCGGCCTGCTGCAGGGCTCACGTGCGCGCCTGCTGATCGACCATTGCGGCCGGCCAGAAGTGGCGGCTGGTGTGCAGCAGCATGGTTTCCGCGCCCTGCTGCGGCTGGCCGATAGTGGCCGGGCCTGGGTGAAGCTGTCGGGTATGCAGAAGTTCGCCGCGGCCGATGCATTGCTGGAGCAAAGCCGTGCCTACGTGCACGCGCTGCTCGAAGCCTTTGGTGCGCAGGGTTGTGTATGGGGTTCGGACTGGCCGTTCATTCGCCAGCGCTCACGAGTGGACTACGGTCCGCTGCTGAAATTGGCGGAACGCTTGATGCCGGACGCCCGGCTGCGTCGCAGTGTGATGTGGGACACCCCACGACGGCTGTTCGGCTTTACCACGGGCGGCGTGAGCTGA
- a CDS encoding putative bifunctional diguanylate cyclase/phosphodiesterase: MLTGSYSFSLVLISLCVAILASYTALDLTGRIAMAKGRAAWLWMVGGALAMGIGVWSMHFIGMLAFSLPIDLGYDLALTAFSLLIAVLSSGFALWLVSQPSLPGLQLGFGALIMGAGIACMHYTGMAALRMLPGIDYDPTLFGASLLIAVGASAAALWIAFRLRAHTPYVRQIRGLAAVVMGFAIVGMHYTGMAAANFPEGSFCGALAGGGLQGDGLVYLVLITTLAVLAVALLTSVLDARLEARTAELARSLTLANQELTQLALHDTLTDLPNRSLLADRIEQAIAKVAEQGGCFALMFIDLDGFKPVNDAFGHHIGDLLLKAVAARLRGHLHSQDTLARIGGDEFVLLVELREPNDAMDVAVKQVNLVSRPFRVAEHDLQLTASLGIVLYPGNGQDQHELLRNADAAMYHAKSAGKNGYSFFDVSMNSNARQQLQLLQDLRQALEQRQFRLHYQPKFDAQACQPIGAEALLRWEHPQQGLLLPDRFIGLAEKTGLIIPIGEWVLIEACRQMREWLDQGYQGWRMAVNLSAIQFCHAGLVESVARALQQSNLPANCLTLEITETTAMHDADASLTVLQQLSDMGVDLSIDDFGTGYSSLMYLKRLPANELKIDRGFVRELEQDSDDAAIVSAIVALGQALGLRIVAEGVETDKQQDFLTRLGCDSLQGYLLGQPVPAEQFMGKLQAMRQESTAVG, from the coding sequence ATGCTGACCGGTAGCTACTCCTTTTCGCTGGTGTTGATTTCGCTGTGCGTGGCGATCCTGGCGTCCTATACCGCCCTTGACCTGACAGGCCGCATCGCCATGGCCAAAGGCCGGGCTGCCTGGCTGTGGATGGTGGGGGGCGCGCTGGCCATGGGCATCGGCGTGTGGTCGATGCACTTCATTGGCATGCTCGCTTTCAGCCTGCCCATAGACCTGGGTTACGACCTCGCCCTGACCGCGTTCTCGCTGCTGATTGCCGTGTTGTCCTCGGGCTTTGCCTTGTGGCTGGTCAGCCAACCGAGCCTGCCGGGACTGCAGTTGGGGTTTGGTGCGCTGATCATGGGCGCAGGCATCGCCTGCATGCACTACACCGGTATGGCCGCGCTGCGCATGCTGCCGGGCATCGACTATGACCCGACGCTGTTCGGTGCTTCGCTGCTGATTGCCGTGGGCGCCTCGGCAGCGGCCTTGTGGATCGCCTTCCGCCTGCGCGCGCACACCCCCTATGTGCGGCAGATTCGCGGCCTGGCGGCAGTGGTGATGGGCTTTGCGATCGTCGGCATGCACTACACCGGCATGGCGGCGGCGAACTTCCCCGAGGGCAGTTTCTGCGGTGCACTGGCGGGCGGCGGTTTGCAAGGCGATGGTCTGGTCTACCTGGTGTTGATCACCACCCTGGCCGTACTGGCAGTGGCCTTGCTCACCTCGGTGCTGGACGCCCGCCTCGAGGCGCGCACCGCCGAGCTGGCCCGCTCGCTGACCCTGGCTAACCAGGAACTGACCCAACTGGCCTTGCACGACACGCTCACCGACTTGCCTAACCGATCCCTGCTGGCCGACCGCATCGAGCAGGCCATCGCCAAGGTGGCGGAGCAGGGCGGCTGTTTTGCCTTGATGTTCATCGACCTGGATGGCTTCAAACCGGTCAATGATGCTTTTGGCCATCACATCGGTGACCTGCTGCTCAAGGCCGTGGCGGCGCGCCTGCGCGGTCACCTGCACAGCCAGGACACGCTGGCGCGCATCGGCGGCGACGAATTCGTGCTGCTGGTGGAACTGCGTGAGCCGAACGATGCCATGGATGTGGCAGTCAAGCAGGTCAACCTGGTGTCACGGCCGTTCCGCGTGGCCGAGCATGACCTGCAACTGACGGCGAGCCTGGGCATCGTCCTGTACCCGGGCAATGGCCAGGACCAGCACGAGCTGCTGCGCAATGCCGACGCCGCCATGTACCACGCCAAGAGCGCCGGCAAGAATGGCTACAGCTTCTTCGACGTGTCGATGAACAGCAACGCCCGCCAGCAATTGCAGCTATTGCAGGACCTGCGCCAGGCCCTCGAGCAGCGTCAGTTCCGCCTGCACTACCAGCCCAAGTTCGACGCCCAGGCCTGCCAGCCGATCGGGGCCGAGGCCTTGTTGCGCTGGGAGCACCCGCAGCAGGGCTTGTTGCTGCCTGACCGCTTCATTGGCCTGGCGGAAAAGACCGGCCTGATCATCCCCATTGGCGAGTGGGTGCTCATCGAGGCCTGCCGGCAGATGCGCGAGTGGCTGGACCAGGGGTACCAGGGCTGGCGCATGGCGGTGAACCTGTCGGCCATCCAGTTCTGCCATGCCGGGCTGGTCGAGAGCGTGGCCCGGGCCCTGCAGCAGAGCAACCTGCCGGCCAACTGCCTGACCCTGGAAATTACCGAAACCACTGCCATGCACGACGCCGATGCCAGCCTCACGGTGCTGCAGCAGTTGTCCGACATGGGCGTGGACTTGTCCATCGATGACTTTGGTACTGGCTATTCCAGCCTGATGTACCTCAAGCGCCTGCCAGCCAACGAGCTGAAGATTGACCGCGGCTTCGTGCGTGAGCTGGAGCAGGACAGTGACGATGCGGCGATCGTCTCAGCCATCGTCGCGCTAGGCCAGGCGCTGGGCCTGCGCATCGTTGCCGAAGGGGTGGAGACCGACAAGCAGCAGGACTTCCTGACCCGCCTGGGCTGCGATTCGTTGCAAGGCTACCTGCTGGGCCAGCCGGTGCCAGCCGAGCAGTTCATGGGCAAGTTGCAGGCCATGCGCCAGGAGAGTACGGCAGTGGGCTAG